From the genome of Candidatus Electrothrix communis, one region includes:
- a CDS encoding OmpW family outer membrane protein, giving the protein MKKMIVAGAVLLLASSAQLSSAKNQKIEQEEVQQIQQKSHRDLALSGYIGMASFDSEEKPDPYQRGVTHEMESDDALKFGIILSKYYNDFSFNLGIEFMQEVEVHDEKDNLLAEHSHIPISLGVNYHFNTSIVNPYIGAGIGYSFNDSTVSDFISAQGMSIEMDDSMFYYLTAGIEYPVNDSYAIFLAGQYTIADADMTGSGQTPQGATVEIEDEGTLDRYEVNVGVKYFF; this is encoded by the coding sequence ATGAAAAAAATGATAGTAGCAGGTGCCGTACTTCTGCTGGCAAGCAGCGCTCAGCTGTCCTCTGCGAAAAACCAAAAAATTGAACAAGAGGAAGTGCAGCAAATACAACAGAAGTCACATCGCGACTTGGCACTCAGCGGATATATCGGCATGGCTAGTTTTGACAGCGAGGAAAAACCAGACCCATACCAGCGTGGAGTCACCCATGAAATGGAGTCCGATGACGCACTCAAATTCGGCATCATCCTCAGTAAATACTACAACGACTTTTCTTTCAACCTCGGCATAGAGTTCATGCAGGAAGTCGAAGTACATGACGAAAAAGACAATCTACTTGCGGAGCACAGCCATATTCCAATTTCCTTGGGCGTAAACTATCATTTTAATACGAGTATCGTAAATCCTTACATCGGGGCTGGGATCGGGTACTCCTTTAACGATTCCACGGTAAGCGATTTTATCAGTGCCCAGGGGATGAGTATAGAGATGGACGACAGTATGTTTTATTACCTGACAGCCGGAATTGAGTACCCGGTTAATGACAGTTATGCCATATTTTTGGCAGGACAATACACCATCGCGGATGCCGACATGACAGGATCAGGTCAAACGCCGCAGGGAGCAACAGTAGAGATTGAGGACGAAGGCACTCTGGACCGCTACGAAGTCAACGTAGGTGTGAAATACTTTTTTTAA